ATTCACAACTTCTTTGGGGAAGCATGTTTAGTGTCCCATAAAATAAACTGTTtctttgaagttttgttttgagCTTTCCCTCccttaatataatttcaaaatcttttcattaaaaacataTAAGTATTGTGCAATACTAAATATGCTTTTTCAACTTGTGTGTGCAATTGTAGAAGATTTTTATATACTTCTCTAAGGAAGTGAACCCCTTGGGATGAGAATGAATGGTTTACAGTTTAGTGGGGCAGACAAAATATCAAACTGAAAATTACAATGATGAATCCAGAGTGGGGACTTCAGTGGGAAAGGGAATTAAACCCTAACTTGAAAGGGCAAggaagtatcccccaaaattaGAAAGGTAAAAGCTGAGTTGAGCTAAGGCTTTAGGTTGAGTAGGAGTTAGGCAGGCAGAGGAGGCATTTCTGACCAAGAGAGCTACCAGGTAAAAAGGCCCAGAGGCAGAGATGatagaaatttcaggaaatttcAAGTGGTCCAGTTTGGCTGGTGGCTAGAGCTCTGTGGTGGTGGCAAGGGGTGACTTGTGTTCTCTGAATGAACAATTCCAATGGCTTGCCCCAAGGAAACACAAACTGTAAAAAGATCATGTTTGCCATGCCAGAGCTGCCCCATAATATAAGTTCCCCTACACCACCCAACCATCAACTTATCAATTAAAAGTTCATatacaagggctggggctatggctcagtggtagagcactcacctagcatatgcaaggccctgggtttgatcctcagcaccacaaaaaaataaataaatgaagatattgtgtccaactaaaaaataaatatttaaaaataaataaataaataaataaaagttcatatACAATATAACTAAGGGAGGTACAGTGAAGGGAACAATGGACTAGAACTTACCAGTTAGTCACTGTGGGCCTCCCTAGTAAGATTAGCTGCCCCATTTCCAAAATGAATAGTTGACCATGCCCTGGGTGATCTTTAAGGTTCCTTTTGGCTCTGTATTTTTGAGGACCTCACCAAATTCAAGttactaaaatattaaatgtagaGGTCTATAGACTTCCACAAAGGCACAGGCCAATCAGCAACCAAACCTCCCTGGCCTCTATTCCATCATCACTTCATAAAAGGCCATGTGATCCAATTGCAATGTTTCCTAACTATCAGTTGACAGGTAATTTTTATTAGGAAGCATTGGtcaaatggataaaatatttagCTAGAGGTTAGGAAATTACAGCTTTCTCTCAGGCCCCTGTAAAAGGGGGGGAGCAACAAAACAAAGAGGAAGCTTCTATCTACATTCctagaaagaaaatgtgtgaaatatgtaaaatgatggtaaatataatatttatgaataGGAAGATTCACTTTACACCTGCACAGAAAGTTCACCAACaataatcaacttaaaattaGCTCCttaaagatcagtagaggaagaaTAAGGGGAGACaagaggggagggaaaatgaAGGGCACAgggactgaaatcaaattccatgcatgtatgattttgtcaaaatgaatccaactGCTATGTGTAACCATaatgctctaatttaaaaaaaaaaaaaaaaaaaaaaaaaagctccttgAATCAATCACAAAACTCACAATCAGGGCCAAGACTGGTTTTCAGACTTCACCATGCATCACAATTACCGAAACCTTCTCCTGAAAGGGGGAGGTAGCTTTCAGAACCCTCCCACTGAGATTTTCATTCAGCTGCATGGTTGTTCAAAGTTGTATCTCACGTGCTCCTTGGAAAATTCTCATGGAAGGTGGTCATGGGACAAAATTTGAATCTAATAGTCAGGAATAAGGTACAGGCATGCAGGGGGCAGTGATCTAGGAATTAGGGCATAGGCTTCAGATGTCTTTCCAGGCAGTAAGTGAacagagaaaaggggaagaggTATAGTTATAGTGGGTCTGGAAGGTCTCGTACTTTtccattcatttaatatttattgtgtgtCTATATGGACCAGACGGTAGGAATTACCAAAGCAAGCAAGACAAACGAAGTCCCTGAGCTCATATTAACATAGCCTTTTACAACTGTCCCTACATACCTATTAAAATTGCTGCAGTTCCTCAGTCAAACCTATAGCCCAAAATGCTCCAATGATTCCAATGCATGAGGGCCCTCCAGCACAAGTAGGAAGAATGAAAAAAGGCAAGCCCTGGGAGAGATACTACAGCTGGAACTAAAGGTTCAAACTTTCAAGCATGGAAGAATACACTGAAAGTGCTTCCTACCTTGTATGGTTTGTGATGTGGGAAGATGTGGTGAGCTAAAGGCTCCCTGGAGAAAGCCCTATTCAAGGTACACAGCTCTGCAAGCTGGATTAACCAAATAACAATATCCCTGGTGAAGAGCATCCTATGATATGCCATGCTGTTTCTGCTCTAGTGTCTCACCTTTTGATGAGCAAGTATTCTGACAAACCACTCCTAAAGCAGTATGGGTGCTATTACTCTCTGCCCCAAGAAAGAATCTAAAGCACTGGGCCAGGTATTGGAGACTTTCTACACTTTGGTCCTACCTCCCCTACCTTCTTTACTGTTTCCTCCTCAAACATTGTAGGATATCCTTCCTTTGTTGGCATCATCTGCAAACTCTCTTCCTACCCATTTTTCTTGGCTTGGTTTAAAAGTCATCTCATCTAGAAGCTATGACCCTCTTAGCAAGGAAAGCCTCTGTCTTCTGAGTTCTCCAAAGTCCTTGGGTACTTTCCTCACAGATAGAGAAGTGCTTTCTTGGCTACATAATTTATCTTCCAAGGCAGGGTGTGCTTTTTGAGGATAAGGATTGCTTTCCtgctgctttttgttgttgttgttgttattttttaaaaatcccttctcAGGACCTAACACAGTCCCTCAGTATTTGTGAAGTGTGACACCAAGGTTTTTATTCTATCAGGGGATTCACTTTATGTTGTTACATTATTTTAATGCATTGGTCAGCTATAAATTTACTCCAATGGTCATATTAATGAAGCAGGAACAACTCTGATTTGAAATGAAGGCAAAGTTTTACTAATAAATTGGTAATGTTTTGTGCATTGGATTTTTGGGGAGACCTTGAAGGAGATTTGGGTTTTTTAAGTTTCTCACCATTCCTCCCATAATCTCACTCCTACCTGCTCCACTTCCTTTATTACCTGCACTATACCCACCCTTATTCAAAACCACTTTTAGCCTTTTAGGTGCCCTAGGATGTCCACTTTCAAAACTTTCCACCCTTACCTCCCTCCCCATATTCTTTCAGATCAGAAGAGGTAAAGTTTTCATTATCCTGGTTGCAAAGTGTATTATTCAGGCAGTTTCAGGAACTCTAAGGCTGCCCTCAAATCCAAAGTGGTGATCCTGAGTGACAAGTTCAACACACTCATAATTAATACAAGGCCTGTGATATTTAGGCAAATTCCAACTAGATCAAACATAGAGATTATATTTGCTGATTTCTAAATTGATCTATTTTGCTGCTTTTGCTAAGATATTATGGGCTTTGttgctttacttatttttatttacagagagGGGAGAATATTAAGTGAATACCCCTAGGTGCCAAGCACTGTGTTAGACACTTGAATGGACTTCATCTGTTACAATGATCTTAGCAGACACACAGttccatttaacagatgaaaaacTAAGGTAAATGGACATTATATGATTTGCCCCAAATCATAATTTGTGAAACAAGAATTCCATTACTGGTTCTTTTCCTACAATGCTCATAGTCTTTTAGTTATACCATGCTGCACCCTTAAATTAAACCAGAAGTTCATTCTGGCTAACTGGTCTTCCACTTCAAAATAGAGATCACCAAAGAGACATAACCTCCAAGAAAGGAACTTTTGACATTCCTGTGAAAAAAGGAGCACCACCGGGCCACTAGGGATACAAACTTATTTTATCAGGATCTCaattgttctgttctgttttcatAAAGAGAGTACTGAATCTACCCAATATCACATATTACCTGCCCAACCACCATGGCACCTCTTTACACCATTATAAGCTCCAAATGATCAACTACTTTTCAAAGCAAATCACAGCCCAAAATGTATTACTTCCagtttttttctagaaattaggTGCAGTGTACAGTGGAGTAAATGTGGAAGACTCCAGATTTCACAAAGATGTCAAATCTTACATTTTGGCATAATGTAATAAAATTGGCAAAGACCATTAAAGCCAACAACCCCtcaaaaaaggataaaattatcCTATAACCAAGTAAACACCTGTTGTCTTTtccatttaagattttaaattaagatttcatttattcattcaacaaacatttattgagcaccagcAACTGAGCTAGATGCTAAGGAATATAACTGTGAACAAGATAAACCAGGCTCCCGCCCTGACTGGATACTTTTGCTTTAAATGATCTTGCTAACTACTGGGTACTTTTTGTTGTACTCtaatagaattatatttttggaaaGTCAGAGTCATACGAGAGGCCTCTTCTGGAATacttttaaagtttctttatGGTAAACTTAATAGAAATCTTTGTTTAACTTAGAGAAGAAGGATGGCCTCCAGGATCCTCCCACGAGCAATTGAAGGTCGAGTTGGCTCTCAAGCAATATGGTGGATGGAGACCATCGAGGCAGTTTAGACCATTCGGTTGCGCTTGTGGGACGGGGAGTCTGTGATGCCATCACCGAACTGGGCCGAAGTGCGCTTGCGGATCCCCCCACTGTCCAGGCGGAGGGCTAGTTCTTCGGAGCCAAAGGGGTTCAGGTCATCCTCGAGGAAACTACTTTTTCGTCGCCCACTGCTGGCCACACCGCTGTCTTGAGGCGGGGAACCAGGTGCGCCAGATCGCACGCTGATGCTTGCCATGGCGCCATTGAGGCCATGCAGGGCAATGGCCTCATGGAAAGGCTGCAGGTCGACGTCAACTGAAGAGCTGGACTCGGTTGCCACAGCTTGGCTAGCGGCCCCAGAGGGTGGCTTCGGGGGCATCCTAGAGGTGCGTggcgggggaggggcagggggcacTTTGCCACATAGGAAGCTAATCAGGTCTTCGCGGCGAATGGTGCTCCGGCCCTTCTTCACCCACTCCAGCACATCTTTGATGCGACGCTGGTAGCCAACCTGGACTCCCAGGTCAAAACTTCGTTGGTGGGCATCCCCACTCTCTTTGTAGAGGCTGGTCACGGCCATGGCTGCATTCTGGAAGGGGTCCCACATAGACAGTCCTGGCTGTTGGCACCCAGAATCTTTGTAGAGCTGGGCCACCGCGGTGGCCGAGATCTGGAAGAGGTGCCAGAGCCTCTGCTGCTCGCTCTTGAGCCCTGCAGCCTCGGCGGCTGCCTCCTCCTGCAGCTCTGGGGGCAGCTGCTCGTCCTGCTCGGCCTCGTCCAAGCACTGGCGCTCCCACTTGGAGAACCAGTGCTCCGCGACCTCGGCCTCGCCCTCCTTCGGCtgctcctccatcctcctcctccaggccgcGCGCCTCCTCCACCACCGCCTCCTCCTCCGCCGCCTACTGTCGCTCCTCCACCTCTACCTCACCTCCTGCTCCGAGCTCCCCTCCTCCTTCCGCggccgctgccgccgccaccgccgccgccgccgccgccgccgctgccgcggacgccgccgcctcctcctcgTGCGCCGCCCGGCGGGCGCGCGGGCGGCAGGGCCCTGAGGCTAACTGCTACGGCGCGCGCCGCCCCACGGCCCCGGTGCACGCCCCGCCCAGCCCCGCCGGCTCGGCCCCCGGCAAATCCGCGGTCGCTGTCTCTACCGCCGCGGAGATAACCCCGCAGCCGCAGGCGCCGCCGCGCTGCCCCCTTCCGGCCCCGAGGTTCGCTCCTACTGCCCCCCTATGGCGCCGCGGCCTCGCTGCCGCCGCCTTAGTCGCTGCAGCCGCAGCGGCCAGCCGCTGGACCCCAGCCCCCGCTTGCGCCACCGCTGCCGCACTGAGAACTCGGAGGGGGGCCGGCTGGAGCGCTGCCTCAAAGCGGCGCTTGCCTACTGCTTGGCCCCCTTTTCACACATTTTTGGGACTTGTCGGCTTCATCCAATGAGCTGATCAAATTTTACATCCTATGTTGCCAGAGAGGATTATGGGGCAACTTCATGGTGTCGATCACATCCAGGGCGCTGATCCGGGAAGGCTGGGGGTAGAATGGAAAGACCGCAGCCCTCCTGAGTAGGCAGGCAGTCTGGACCCCAGCAGTTTTGCATATTTTAGGTGCCCGAATAAAGTGTTTTCGTGGACCAAAGCAGACCCTTTTCTAGAAAGGGGTGGAGTCACAGCTGGAAAAGCGCC
This window of the Urocitellus parryii isolate mUroPar1 chromosome X, mUroPar1.hap1, whole genome shotgun sequence genome carries:
- the Hapstr2 gene encoding HUWE1-associated protein modifying stress responses 2; this translates as MEEQPKEGEAEVAEHWFSKWERQCLDEAEQDEQLPPELQEEAAAEAAGLKSEQQRLWHLFQISATAVAQLYKDSGCQQPGLSMWDPFQNAAMAVTSLYKESGDAHQRSFDLGVQVGYQRRIKDVLEWVKKGRSTIRREDLISFLCGKVPPAPPPPRTSRMPPKPPSGAASQAVATESSSSVDVDLQPFHEAIALHGLNGAMASISVRSGAPGSPPQDSGVASSGRRKSSFLEDDLNPFGSEELALRLDSGGIRKRTSAQFGDGITDSPSHKRNRMV